The following coding sequences lie in one Miscanthus floridulus cultivar M001 chromosome 9, ASM1932011v1, whole genome shotgun sequence genomic window:
- the LOC136480425 gene encoding uncharacterized mitochondrial protein AtMg00820-like, translating into MAEEYNALITNSTWRLVPRPPDANVVTGKWMFRHKYHSDGSLAQHKASWVVRGFSQQAGVNYDDTFGLVVKPVTIQTILSIAALRAWPIHQLDVKNVFLHGHLEETAYY; encoded by the coding sequence ATGGCCGAGGAGTACAATGCTCTCATCACTAACAGTACTTGGCGCCTTGTGCCTCGACCGCCCGATGCCAATGTGGTCACTGGCAAATGGATGTTCAGGCACAAGTACCACTCCGATGGCTCCCTCGCCCAACACAAGGCATCCTGGGTGGTCCGTGGCTTCTCACAGCAGGCCGGCGTGAACTACGATGATACATTTGGCCTGGTTGTAAAACCGGTGACGATCCAAACCATCCTTAGCATCGCTGCCTTGCGTGCCTGGCCCATCCATCAGCTAGACGTGAAGAACGTCTTCCTCCACGGCCACCTCGAGGAGACTGCCTACTACTAG